One genomic segment of Caloranaerobacter ferrireducens includes these proteins:
- a CDS encoding Maf family protein, with translation MKKRIILASGSPRRKELLSKFNIDFDIVQSDIPELVNDFDEPKQTAMSLAFQKANDVSQKMANGEIVIAADTIVVFKDKILGKPRNENEAFNMLSELSGKTHSVITGFAIIEAGTYNKIIDYAETIVKFKDLTSGQIKRYIKTGEYLDKAGAYAIQGFGSILVEWIKGSYWNVVGLPISKLDNVLEKYFGVRLL, from the coding sequence AGAAGAAAAGAATTATTATCTAAATTTAATATTGATTTTGACATTGTGCAAAGCGATATACCAGAGTTAGTTAATGACTTTGATGAGCCAAAGCAAACGGCAATGTCTCTAGCATTTCAGAAAGCAAATGATGTATCTCAAAAAATGGCAAATGGTGAAATAGTAATTGCAGCTGATACTATTGTTGTTTTTAAAGATAAAATCTTAGGCAAGCCACGTAATGAAAATGAAGCATTTAATATGTTATCTGAGTTAAGTGGTAAAACCCATTCTGTAATTACTGGTTTTGCTATTATCGAGGCAGGCACATATAATAAGATTATCGATTATGCTGAAACGATTGTAAAGTTTAAAGACTTGACTTCAGGTCAAATAAAAAGATATATTAAAACAGGTGAATATTTAGACAAAGCAGGTGCTTATGCTATACAAGGCTTTGGTTCAATACTTGTAGAATGGATAAAAGGTTCCTATTGGAATGTAGTTGGTTTACCAATATCAAAATTAGATAATGTTTTAGAAAAATATTTTGGAGTAAGACTATTATAG